A genomic stretch from Hemibagrus wyckioides isolate EC202008001 linkage group LG18, SWU_Hwy_1.0, whole genome shotgun sequence includes:
- the pou5f3 gene encoding POU domain, class 5, transcription factor 1, whose amino-acid sequence MSDRPESPPEDCSNRAYELSRPMSSYSSAPGHEGLQFTHSMLQDPGLLFNKPPFNGLNAAHAQTFFSFPPVGGDFRHNDAQVGDFTQPKHWYPFAAPEYTGQVAGATAATQPANLSPPIAETREQIKMPEVKTEKDGSEEYGGAETKQFLGPATSVPAGVYYPTSAPWTPSFWPGLSHIAAPTTVAQAPPTPSTSSPSLSPSPPGNGFGSPGFYSGAAAQVTAATQVQTSARSSGSSSGGCSDSEEEENLTTEDLEQFAKELKHKRITLGFTQADVGLALGNLYGKMFSQTTICRFEALQLSFKNMCKLKPLLQKWLNEAETSENPQDMYKVERVFVDTRKRKRRTSLEGSVRTALESYFLKCPKPNTLEITHISDDLGLERDVVRVWFCNRRQKGKRLALPFDEDGAEGQYYDQSPTPPPHMGGTAHSGQGYPGAGHPGGVPTLYMPPLHRPDVFKQALHPGLVGHLSS is encoded by the exons ATGTCTGATCGCCCAGAGAGTCCTCCAGAAGACTGCAGTAACCGGGCATACGAGCTCTCCAGGCCCATGTCCTCGTACTCTTCAGCGCCGGGACATGAAGGCCTGCAGTTTACGCATAGCATGCTCCAAGATCCGGGCCTGCTCTTCAACAAGCCGCCCTTTAACGGCCTCAATGCCGCTCACGCGCAGACGTTTTTCTCTTTCCCACCGGTCGGAGGAGATTTCAGGCACAACGACGCGCAGGTGGGAGATTTCACTCAGCCCAAACACTGGTATCCGTTTGCGGCCCCTGAGTACACGGGGCAGGTGGCGGGGGCCACTGCGGCCACACAGCCCGCTAACCTGAGCCCTCCTATCGCTGAGACTCGGGAGCAAATCAAGATGCCTGAGGTTAAGACCGAGAAGGACGGGAGTGAAGAGTACGGCGGCGCTGAGACCAAGCAGTTTCTCGGACCGGCGACCTCCGTGCCCGCCGGCGTGTATTATCCTACTTCTGCCCCATGGACTCCGTCTTTTTGGCCTGGTCTCTCTCACATCGCAGCTCCGACCACTGTGGCGCAAGCCCCACCGACCCCGTCTACATCCTCTCCTTCTTTGTCACCGTCTCCGCCCGGGAACGGCTTCGGCAGTCCGGGCTTTTACAGCGGAGCCGCCGCGCAGGTCACCGCCGCCACCCAGGTGCAGACCAGCGCCCGCAGCAGCGGCTCCTCCAGCGGCGGCTGCAGCGACTCCGAGGAAGAG GAGAATTTGACCACGGAGGATCTAGAGCAGTTTGCAAAGGAGCTGAAGCACAAGCGCATCACCCTCGGCTTTACACAAGCAGACGTCGGGCTTGCGCTTGGGAATCTCTATG GGAAGATGTTCAGTCAGACAACCATCTGTCGCTTCGAAGCTCTTCAGCTCAGCTTTAAGAACATGTGCAAGCTCAAACCCCTGCTCCAGAAATGGCTGAACGAGGCAGAAACTTCAGAAAACCCCCAAGAT ATGTACAAAGTTGAACGGGTTTTTGTCgacacaagaaaaagaaaaaggaggaccAGCTTGGAGGGTTCGGTCCGTACTGCCCTCGAGTCATACTTTCTCAAGTGTCCCAAACCCAACACTCTGGAAATAACCCACATATCCGATGATCTCGGCTTAGAGAGAGAC gtgGTGCGCGTGTGGTTCTGTAACCGTAGACAAAAAGGCAAGCGGCTGGCTCTGCCCTTCGACGAGGATGGCGCCGAGGGTCAGTATTACGATCAAAGCCCGACACCACCACCGCATATGGGTGGCACAGCCCACTCTGGTCAGGGTTACCCGGGAGCCGGTCATCCCGGTGGCGTGCCGACACTGTACATGCCACCTCTTCATCGACCGGATGTCTTCAAACAGGCCCTGCATCCCGGACTAGTGGGTCATCTCTCTAGCTAA
- the clic3 gene encoding chloride intracellular channel protein 3, with the protein MAEAPKIELFIKASDDGEGVGNCPFCQRLFMILWLKGVNFTLTTVDMKRAPEVLKDLAPGSQPPFLLYNGEVRTDTNKIEEFLEETLAPPQYPKLCCRYKESNSAGDDIFHKFSAYIKNPNPGLNDMLEKKFLKSLMKLDQYLLTPLPYELDKNPNLTQSSRTYLDGDSLTLADCNLLPKLHIVKVVCRKYRDFGIPAALTGLSKYLEKAYQRDEFCYTCPNDAEILLAYHSVAKYLNK; encoded by the exons ATGGCAGAGGCACCAAAGATTGAACTCTTCATCAAG GcaagtgatgatggtgaaggagtTGGCAACTGTCCATTCTGCCAGCGGCTCTTCATGATTCTCTGGCTTAAAGGGGTTAATTTTACCCTCACCACAGTTGACATGAAGAG agctccagaggttCTGAAGGACCTTGCACCAGGCTCACAGCCCCCATTCCTCCTTTATAACGGAGAGGTACGCACTGACACTAACAAGATCGAAGAGTTTCTGGAAGAGACTTTGGCACCTCCACA ATATCCTAAACTGTGCTGTCGCTACAAGGAGTCTAACAGTGCTGGTGATGATATCTTCCACAAGTTCTCTGCTTACATCAAAAACCCCAACCCTGGACTTAATGACA TGCTGGAAAAGAAATTTCTGAAGAGCCTGATGAAGCTGGATCAGTACTTGCTCACCCCTCTTCCATACGAGTTGGATAAGAACCCAAATCTGACTCAATCCAGCCGAACCTACCTGGATGGAGATTCGCTCACTCTCGCTGACTGCAACCTTCTTCCCAAACTACATATCGTAAAG GTTGTGTGTAGGAAATATCGTGACTTTGGGATCCCTGCAGCCCTCACTGGTCTGTCTAAGTACCTGGAGAAAGCCTACCAGCGGGACGAGTTCTGCTACACATGCCCCAATGACGCAGAGATCCTGCTCGCCTACCACTCGGTGGCCAAATATCTCAACAAGTAG
- the fut7 gene encoding alpha-(1,3)-fucosyltransferase 7: MSLNTRFKKKHLLLALFLSCIFISLQRRPFFRLLGTGKKCNITILLWYWPFNIPYSLEDDVCLKNYSIAGCCLVDNRNLYSSADIVIFHQHELKLGSQKLPLHLPRPLHQRWLWLSLEAPKNNRDLKEHAGFFNLTMSYHPGADIMIPYGKLEEKDNKTSMPFVMAENKTHLVCWVVSNYKNHHRRTKVYKELSKLVPVQVYGRAVRKPVNQGALLPTISRCYFYLAFENTECPHYITEKLWRNSFMAGTVPIVLGPPRSHYEAVAPPHSFIHVDDFDSIASLARFLTELAKDVRLYKSYFSWHEKYTVKLYTDWRERLCNICDSYYKLPYHKIYHDFGHDLDVALKRNVTNASRYS; the protein is encoded by the coding sequence ATGTCACTGAACacaaggtttaaaaaaaagcacttgcTGCTAGCCCTTTTTCTTAGCTGCATCTTTATAAGCTTGCAGAGGAGGCCTTTTTTTCGGCTTCTTGGCACTGGAAAGAAATGCAACATTACAATTCTGCTGTGGTACTGGCCTTTCAACATCCCCTACAGCCTGGAGGACGACGTATGCCTGAAGAACTACAGCATCGCTGGTTGTTGCCTGGTGGATAATCGCAATCTCTATTCCAGCGCCGACATCGTCATCTTCCATCAGCATGAGCTGAAGCTTGGCAGCCAGAAGCTTCCACTCCATCTTCCTCGACCGCTTCACCAGAGATGGCTCTGGTTGTCTCTGGAAGCGCCGAAAAACAACAGGGACCTAAAAGAACACGCTGGGTTCTTCAACTTGACCATGTCTTATCATCCTGGTGCGGATATTATGATCCCGTACGGGAAGCTCGAAGAGAAAGATAACAAGACTTCCATGCCTTTTGTTATGGCTGAAAATAAAACCCATTTGGTTTGTTGGGTGGTCAGTAACTATAAGAACCATCACAGGAGAACCAAAGTGTACAAAGAGCTTAGTAAACTCGTCCCCGTGCAGGTGTACGGCCGCGCTGTGAGGAAACCAGTGAATCAAGGTGCACTGCTGCCTACGATTTCCCGTTGTTATTTTTACCTTGCTTTTGAGAACACGGAGTGCCCCCACTACATCACTGAGAAGCTGTGGCGAAACTCTTTCATGGCTGGAACGGTGCCCATAGTGTTGGGTCCACCGCGAAGTCACTACGAGGCTGTCGCGCCACCACATTCGTTCATCCACGTGGATGACTTTGACTCCATAGCAAGCCTGGCCAGATTCCTGACAGAACTAGCTAAAGACGTACGACTCTACAAGTCGTACTTCTCCTGGCATGAAAAGTACACTGTGAAACTATACACAGATtggagagagagactttgtaACATCTGTGACAGTTATTACAAACTTCCTTATCACAAGATATACCATGACTTTGGGCATGACTTAGATGTTGCTTTAAAGAGAAATGTCACCAACGCGAGCCGttatagctaa